The genomic window ACGTCGCGCCCGTGCCTGTAGCGCAAGATCGATCCACTCATCAAATGACCCAAGCGCTATTGCTACTTCATCTGCCGTAACCTGTTTCGCCAATAGTGCTTGTTCAATATGGCGAGGACCATAACCGCGCTGTACCCGTGAGCGCACATATGCCTCAGCAAAACGGGAATCACTAATTAGGTTTTCTTGCTGAAATAAAGCAATAATGTGCTCAATTCGCCCTTTATCAAACCCACGTTGGCTAAGCTTTTGATGCACTTCCGCGACAGCATGCTCGCGTCGTGCCAGCATTCGCACAATACAATCACGGATTTTACTATCAGGGTCGGTCATTACGGATAAAGCACTGCTTTGTGGCGCACTATTCACACAGTGAAAATCCTTTATGCCCCAACCATAACTCGGCTTAACGCTTAAATTTCGGCCAGCT from Gammaproteobacteria bacterium includes these protein-coding regions:
- a CDS encoding regulatory protein RecX yields the protein MLARREHAVAEVHQKLSQRGFDKGRIEHIIALFQQENLISDSRFAEAYVRSRVQRGYGPRHIEQALLAKQVTADEVAIALGSFDEWIDLALQARARRFGEELPKDFKDKAKQMRFLQQRGFGHEHIRYAMAGEADS